In Lineus longissimus chromosome 9, tnLinLong1.2, whole genome shotgun sequence, one genomic interval encodes:
- the LOC135493958 gene encoding uncharacterized protein LOC135493958, with the protein MALSKPVVLAAYIVTTLGVHDSCPKHQFFNEAIGKCDDCSTAMVCHKSLTKCPGACLASFLENMQDRNEKLQRQQDAITGWEFNNSSIVLACFIAGGIFLYAVWQLIKNKSRIIQLIKGTPADPEADPEKGLTALEPLIGPPTVITPNITFCSQDTQTAVKTTEEKETQVDKIPIDKIGYQIEDEESDPHVQSPEPKPTSSEKITEEVDDNDKPKEGLEDQDLDHESETAVKTPFTD; encoded by the exons ATGGCACTTTCGAAACCTGTGGTTTTGGCTGCATATATTGTGACTACTCTTGGTGTGCACg ACTCTTGTCCGAAACATCAGTTCTTCAATGAAGCAATTGGGAAGTGTGACGACTGCAGCACAGCTATGGTGTGTCACAAATCCCTGACCAAATGCCCAGGGGCAT GTTTAGCATCCTTTCTTGAGAAtatgcaggacaggaatgagaaACTGCAGAGGCAGCAGGATGCGATAACTGGATGGGAGTTCAACAATAGCAGTATTGTTTTAGCCTGCTTTATTGCTGGAGGCATTTTCCTTTATGCTGTATGGCAGCTTATAAAGAACAAGTCCAGAATTATTCAGCTAATAAAAG GTACACCAGCAGACCCTGAAGCAGACCCTGAAAAGGGACTAACTGCATTGGAACCACTGATAGGTCCGCCAACCGTCATCACTCCGAACATCACATTCTGCAGTCAAGATACTCAAACTGCAGTGAAAACGACGGAAGAAAAAGAAACCCAGGTGGACAAGATCCCCATTGATAAAATTGGTTACCAAATTGAAGATGAAGAAAGTGATCCACACGTACAGTCGCCAGAACCGAAACCAACATCTTCCGAGAAGATAACAGAAGAGGTAGACGACAATGATAAGCCAAAGGAAGGATTAGAAGACCAAGACCTAGACCACGAATCTGAAACCGCAGTGAAGACACCATTTACAGATTAA